In one window of Vibrio sp. JC009 DNA:
- a CDS encoding malic enzyme-like NAD(P)-binding protein → MSEDNRQDSFRQQALHYHAYPTPGKISVELSKPADSVEDLALAYSPGVAEPVREIAQNVENVYKYTAKGNMVAVISNGTAILGLGNLGPMASKPVMEGKALLFKRFAGLDSIDIEVKHRTIDEFVDTVANIADTFGGINLEDIKAPECFEIEQRLIERCDIPVFHDDQHGTAIVTAAGMLNAIELQGKQLSESTIVCLGAGAAAVACMELLIKCGAQREKIYMLDRKGVIHTRREELTEHKKHFANNTDKRTLEDVITGADLFLGVSGPDLLPPEALKLMADKPVVFACSNPDPEIKPELAHQVRDDLIMGTGRSDYPNQVNNVICFPFIFRGALDVRAREINIEMKLAAVEAIRQLAKEPVPEEVKKAAGVSELEFGNDYIIPKPMDPRLLPRVAKAVALAAVESGAARIEMPNGYMEG, encoded by the coding sequence ATGTCCGAAGATAACCGCCAAGACTCATTTCGCCAGCAGGCGCTTCACTATCACGCTTATCCGACTCCGGGAAAGATCTCTGTAGAGCTGAGTAAGCCGGCAGACTCTGTTGAAGATCTTGCCCTTGCTTACAGCCCTGGTGTGGCGGAGCCTGTTCGTGAAATCGCGCAGAATGTTGAAAATGTTTATAAGTACACAGCTAAAGGTAACATGGTTGCGGTTATCTCAAACGGTACGGCGATTCTTGGACTGGGTAACCTGGGACCAATGGCTTCTAAGCCGGTAATGGAAGGTAAGGCGCTGCTTTTCAAACGCTTTGCTGGTCTTGATTCGATTGATATTGAAGTTAAGCACCGCACAATCGACGAGTTTGTTGATACGGTAGCGAACATTGCAGATACCTTTGGCGGAATCAACCTTGAAGATATTAAAGCGCCAGAGTGTTTTGAGATTGAGCAACGTCTGATTGAGCGCTGTGACATTCCTGTATTCCATGATGATCAGCACGGTACTGCGATTGTAACTGCTGCCGGTATGCTGAATGCGATTGAACTTCAGGGCAAACAGCTTTCTGAGTCAACCATCGTTTGTCTTGGCGCAGGTGCTGCTGCGGTTGCCTGTATGGAACTGCTTATCAAGTGTGGTGCTCAGCGTGAAAAGATCTATATGCTGGACCGCAAAGGCGTCATCCACACTCGCCGTGAAGAACTGACAGAGCACAAGAAGCACTTCGCAAACAACACGGACAAGAGAACACTGGAAGACGTAATTACCGGTGCTGATCTGTTCCTTGGCGTATCAGGCCCGGATCTGCTACCACCAGAAGCGCTTAAGCTAATGGCTGACAAGCCGGTAGTATTTGCATGTTCAAACCCTGATCCAGAAATCAAGCCAGAGCTGGCACACCAGGTTCGTGATGACCTGATCATGGGCACCGGCCGTTCAGACTACCCGAACCAGGTAAACAACGTTATCTGCTTCCCGTTCATCTTCCGTGGAGCGCTTGATGTACGTGCCCGTGAAATCAACATCGAGATGAAACTGGCAGCAGTAGAAGCGATCCGCCAACTGGCAAAAGAGCCGGTACCGGAGGAAGTCAAGAAGGCTGCTGGTGTTTCTGAGCTTGAATTCGGCAATGACTACATCATTCCAAAACCAATGGACCCACGCCTGCTTCCTCGCGTAGCGAAGGCAGTTGCGCTGGCAGCGGTTGAGTCGGGAGCGGCTCGGATTGAGATGCCTAATGGGTATATGGAAGGTTGA
- the rpmE gene encoding 50S ribosomal protein L31 yields the protein MKTGIHPEYKAVTATCSCGNTFEFNSTLGKETIHLDVCDKCHPFYTGKQRIVDTGGRVDRFNKRFGALSSKK from the coding sequence ATGAAAACAGGTATCCACCCTGAATACAAAGCTGTAACAGCTACTTGCTCTTGCGGTAACACTTTCGAGTTCAACTCTACTCTAGGTAAAGAAACTATCCACCTGGACGTATGTGACAAGTGCCACCCATTCTACACTGGTAAGCAGCGTATCGTTGATACTGGTGGTCGTGTTGATCGCTTCAACAAGCGTTTCGGTGCACTATCTAGCAAGAAGTAA
- a CDS encoding murein hydrolase activator EnvC — MTLLKSTAFRHFFRKRLSVISCLFLFCFSLSTSASQEELSGVKSEISRQKSSLSSQQKELNGLQKDLKKHELSISKLGQEIKKTQAKLNKANKNLSKFNGQKAKLEAQKATQTETLEKLITTYYITKRQNEAKALLESENGEEEARISQYFQHLAQARAKAIAELDKTSKQLADKNRQLINEKNQIADLLAQQTKKRDQLTKTQKQRKGTVGKIRKNISSNKNYLAELQRNETRLKSEIAKAAKRSAVPMDGLSRQKGKLPWPLKGKILHSYGSRQSGQVNWKGMVIDAYYDQPVKAVYSGTVVFAEYLRGYGLVVLLDHGKGDMTLYGFNQTLLKVEGDKVKAGETIALAGDTGGQPEASLYFEVRRNSKTQNPRKWLTR, encoded by the coding sequence ATGACGCTTTTAAAATCAACAGCTTTCAGACATTTCTTCAGGAAACGACTCTCTGTTATTAGCTGTCTGTTTCTTTTCTGTTTTTCTCTGAGCACCTCTGCCAGTCAGGAAGAGCTCTCCGGGGTAAAAAGTGAGATATCCCGGCAAAAGAGCAGTTTGTCTTCCCAGCAAAAAGAGCTGAACGGCCTGCAAAAGGATCTGAAAAAGCACGAACTCTCCATCTCAAAGCTGGGCCAGGAAATAAAGAAGACCCAGGCCAAACTCAATAAAGCCAATAAGAATCTCAGCAAGTTCAACGGGCAAAAAGCAAAACTGGAAGCGCAGAAGGCCACTCAGACTGAAACCCTGGAAAAGCTGATCACCACCTATTACATCACCAAACGCCAGAACGAAGCCAAAGCACTGCTGGAATCAGAAAACGGTGAAGAAGAAGCTCGTATCAGTCAGTACTTCCAGCACCTTGCCCAGGCCAGAGCCAAGGCCATTGCAGAACTAGATAAAACCAGTAAACAGCTTGCGGATAAAAACCGCCAGCTTATCAACGAAAAAAACCAGATTGCTGATCTGCTTGCCCAGCAGACAAAAAAAAGAGACCAACTGACCAAAACCCAGAAGCAGCGTAAAGGCACGGTTGGTAAGATCCGCAAAAACATCTCAAGCAATAAGAACTATCTGGCCGAACTACAAAGAAACGAAACCCGCCTGAAATCCGAGATCGCCAAAGCTGCAAAACGAAGCGCTGTTCCTATGGACGGACTAAGCAGACAAAAAGGCAAACTGCCATGGCCACTTAAAGGCAAAATTCTGCACAGCTACGGCTCAAGACAGAGCGGCCAGGTGAACTGGAAAGGTATGGTAATCGACGCCTACTACGACCAGCCGGTGAAAGCGGTCTACTCAGGCACGGTCGTCTTTGCTGAATACCTCAGAGGATACGGCCTGGTGGTACTTCTGGACCACGGTAAGGGCGATATGACGCTTTACGGTTTTAACCAGACGCTGCTTAAAGTGGAAGGGGATAAGGTGAAAGCAGGTGAGACTATTGCGCTGGCCGGGGATACGGGGGGGCAGCCTGAGGCTTCGCTTTATTTTGAGGTTCGGAGGAATAGTAAGACGCAGAATCCTAGGAAATGGCTTACAAGATAA
- the cysE gene encoding serine O-acetyltransferase — protein sequence MGQCKPCNVWRRIVKEAREQAEQEPMLASFYHATIIKHDSLGAALSYILANKLKTASMPAMAVREVVEEAFANDPAITESAACDICATVSRDPAVGLYSTPLLYLKGYHALQGYRVSNYLWKQGRIALATYLQNQISVACQVDAHPAARIGKGIMLDHATGIVIGETAVVEDDVSILQNVTLGGTGKECGDRHPKIREGVMIGAGSKILGNIEVGVGAKIGSGSVVLQAVPEHTTVAGVPAKIVGRPTSDKPSEDMDQRFNGKSEPLVDGSGI from the coding sequence ATGGGACAATGTAAACCGTGCAATGTATGGCGCAGAATTGTAAAAGAAGCTCGTGAGCAGGCTGAGCAGGAGCCTATGCTGGCGAGTTTTTATCATGCCACCATTATCAAGCATGACAGCCTTGGCGCTGCACTGAGTTATATTCTTGCCAATAAGCTAAAGACAGCATCCATGCCGGCAATGGCGGTGCGGGAAGTGGTTGAAGAGGCCTTTGCCAATGACCCTGCTATTACCGAGTCTGCTGCCTGTGATATCTGTGCAACAGTAAGCCGTGACCCGGCTGTTGGTCTGTACTCAACCCCTCTGCTTTACCTGAAAGGCTATCATGCGCTTCAGGGCTACCGGGTATCAAACTATCTGTGGAAGCAGGGACGTATTGCATTGGCAACTTACCTTCAGAATCAGATTTCCGTTGCCTGTCAGGTAGATGCGCACCCGGCTGCACGCATCGGTAAAGGCATCATGCTTGACCACGCAACCGGTATTGTTATCGGTGAAACCGCGGTCGTAGAAGATGATGTGTCCATTCTGCAAAACGTAACCCTGGGTGGTACAGGTAAAGAGTGTGGCGACCGACATCCGAAGATCCGCGAGGGTGTTATGATAGGTGCTGGCTCTAAGATCCTGGGTAATATCGAAGTGGGCGTTGGCGCCAAAATCGGCTCCGGTTCAGTGGTTCTTCAGGCCGTTCCGGAACATACTACGGTAGCTGGTGTTCCAGCGAAAATAGTAGGCCGACCAACTTCAGACAAGCCTTCAGAAGATATGGACCAGCGATTTAATGGTAAGTCTGAACCGCTGGTTGATGGGAGTGGGATTTAA
- the gpmM gene encoding 2,3-bisphosphoglycerate-independent phosphoglycerate mutase has protein sequence MSAKKPMALVILDGWGHREDTANNAVANANTPVLDNLFATQPNTLISASGMDVGLPDGQMGNSEVGHTNIGAGRVVYQDLTRITKSIADGEFEQTPALVEAMDKAIKAGKAVHLMGLMSPGGVHSHEDHIYAAVEMAAHRGAEKIYLHCFLDGRDTPPRSAEGSLKRFDELFAKLGKGRVASIVGRYYAMDRDNNWDRVEKAYELLTEEKADFTFDSAVAALEAAYAREENDEFVKPTAIKSEGQESAAIEDGDAVIFMNYRADRARQITRSFVPAFDGFERAKFPAIEFVMLTQYAADIPLAIAFPPASLDNTYGEWLSKAGKTQLRISETEKYAHVTFFFNGGVESEFEGEERSLVASPKVATYDLQPEMSSEELTEKLVAAIKSGKYDVIICNYPNPDMVGHTGVYEAAEKALEAVDACVGKVVEAIKEADGQMLLTADHGNAEMMVDPETGGTHTAHTNLPVPLIYVGNKEVEFVKGGKLSDLAPTMLSLTEMEIPAEMTGQVLVK, from the coding sequence ATGTCAGCTAAGAAGCCAATGGCTCTAGTGATTCTTGACGGCTGGGGACACCGTGAAGATACCGCAAACAATGCAGTTGCAAACGCAAACACTCCTGTACTGGACAACCTGTTTGCTACCCAGCCAAACACTCTGATTTCTGCTTCTGGCATGGATGTTGGCCTTCCTGACGGTCAGATGGGTAACTCAGAAGTTGGTCACACTAACATTGGTGCCGGCCGAGTGGTTTACCAGGACCTTACCCGTATCACTAAATCTATTGCTGACGGTGAGTTCGAGCAGACCCCTGCGCTTGTTGAAGCAATGGACAAAGCTATCAAAGCTGGTAAAGCTGTTCACCTTATGGGTCTTATGTCTCCGGGCGGCGTACACAGCCACGAAGACCACATCTACGCTGCAGTTGAAATGGCAGCTCACCGTGGCGCTGAAAAAATCTACCTGCACTGCTTCCTTGACGGACGTGATACTCCGCCACGTAGCGCTGAAGGTTCACTGAAGCGTTTTGACGAGCTTTTCGCTAAGCTTGGCAAAGGCCGTGTTGCTTCTATCGTTGGCCGTTACTACGCTATGGACCGTGACAACAACTGGGATCGCGTAGAAAAAGCTTACGAACTTCTTACTGAAGAAAAAGCAGACTTCACTTTCGATTCAGCAGTTGCTGCTCTTGAAGCTGCATACGCTCGTGAAGAAAACGATGAATTTGTTAAACCAACGGCTATCAAGTCAGAAGGCCAGGAATCTGCAGCTATCGAAGATGGCGACGCAGTAATCTTTATGAACTACCGTGCTGACCGTGCTCGTCAGATCACTCGTTCATTCGTTCCTGCATTCGACGGTTTCGAACGTGCTAAATTCCCTGCGATTGAGTTTGTAATGCTGACTCAGTACGCAGCAGATATCCCTCTGGCTATCGCATTCCCACCAGCGTCTCTGGACAACACTTACGGTGAGTGGCTGTCAAAGGCTGGCAAGACTCAGCTACGTATCTCTGAAACTGAGAAGTACGCTCACGTTACTTTCTTCTTCAACGGCGGTGTTGAATCAGAATTTGAAGGCGAAGAGCGCTCTCTTGTTGCTTCTCCAAAAGTGGCAACTTACGACCTTCAGCCTGAAATGAGCTCTGAAGAACTGACTGAGAAGCTGGTTGCGGCTATCAAGTCTGGCAAGTACGACGTTATCATCTGTAACTACCCTAACCCGGACATGGTTGGTCACACTGGCGTTTACGAAGCAGCTGAAAAAGCACTTGAAGCTGTTGACGCATGTGTTGGTAAAGTTGTTGAAGCTATCAAAGAAGCTGATGGCCAGATGCTGCTTACAGCTGACCACGGTAACGCAGAAATGATGGTAGACCCTGAAACAGGCGGTACTCACACTGCTCACACTAACCTTCCTGTACCACTAATCTACGTTGGTAACAAAGAAGTTGAGTTTGTTAAAGGCGGTAAACTGTCTGACCTGGCACCAACAATGCTAAGCCTGACAGAGATGGAAATTCCTGCTGAAATGACTGGTCAGGTACTGGTTAAGTAA
- a CDS encoding rhodanese-like domain-containing protein translates to MQEYIDFFQGNMMLSVLWVGLAVALVLNIVKTKTAGYKEITSPELTHFINKEDGVVVDIRTKDEFKQGHIAGSVHVLPADIKSGSFGDLEKHKANPIIVICKSGTAAHESANLLAKAEFEKVYLLKGGLMSWSDAKMPLVRGNKKK, encoded by the coding sequence ATGCAAGAGTACATCGACTTTTTTCAGGGCAACATGATGCTATCCGTTCTTTGGGTGGGTCTGGCTGTTGCATTAGTTTTAAACATAGTGAAAACAAAAACAGCTGGCTACAAAGAGATTACCTCACCAGAACTAACTCACTTTATTAATAAAGAAGATGGTGTAGTGGTTGATATTCGTACCAAGGATGAATTCAAGCAGGGTCATATTGCAGGCTCAGTTCACGTTTTACCGGCAGATATTAAATCTGGCTCATTCGGTGACCTTGAAAAACACAAAGCTAACCCAATCATTGTGATATGTAAGTCAGGAACGGCTGCTCACGAGAGCGCAAACCTGCTTGCTAAAGCAGAATTTGAAAAAGTTTACTTGCTTAAAGGCGGCCTGATGTCATGGTCAGACGCAAAAATGCCGTTAGTTCGCGGTAACAAGAAGAAGTAA
- the secB gene encoding protein-export chaperone SecB: MAEAAPQDTQQNFTIQRIYLKDVSFETPNSPEMFQKEWNPDVKLDLDTQSRELGENVYEVVLRLTVTVKNEEETAFLCEVQQAGIFTAEQMEAGQLAHCLGAFCPNILFPYARETISSLVVKGTFPQLNLAPVNFDALFMNYLQNQAAQEGEEAADA; this comes from the coding sequence ATGGCTGAAGCAGCACCTCAAGATACCCAACAGAACTTCACAATTCAGCGTATCTACCTAAAGGACGTTTCTTTTGAAACTCCTAACTCTCCAGAAATGTTCCAGAAAGAGTGGAACCCAGATGTGAAGCTGGATCTTGATACTCAGAGCCGTGAACTGGGTGAGAACGTGTATGAAGTGGTTCTTCGTCTGACTGTAACAGTTAAGAACGAAGAAGAGACAGCATTCCTGTGTGAAGTTCAGCAAGCTGGTATCTTCACTGCAGAGCAAATGGAAGCAGGCCAGCTGGCACACTGCCTGGGTGCATTCTGCCCGAACATCCTGTTCCCTTATGCTCGTGAAACTATTTCAAGCCTGGTTGTTAAGGGTACATTCCCTCAACTGAACCTTGCGCCAGTTAACTTCGATGCTCTGTTCATGAACTACCTGCAAAACCAGGCAGCTCAGGAAGGCGAAGAAGCAGCAGACGCTTAA
- the gpsA gene encoding NAD(P)H-dependent glycerol-3-phosphate dehydrogenase — translation MTGSDGNEIYGKEIEMTVIGAGSYGTSLAISLARNGSNVVIWGHEEDHMARLEADRCNNEFLPGVDFPDNLIVESDVEKAVKASRDILVVVPSHVFGIVMNTLKPLLREDSRICWATKGLEPETGRLLQDVAYDCIGDKYPLAVLSGPTFAKELAMGMPTAIAVASPDGEFLKDLQGKIHCSKSFRVYANHDFTGMQLGGAVKNVIAIGAGMSDGIGFGANARTALITRGLAEMSRLGAALGAHSETFMGMAGLGDLVLTCTDNQSRNRRFGLALGQGKDVQVAQDEIGQVVEGYRNTKEVWMLAQRMGVEMPIVDQIYQVLYQGKDASLAARDLLARDKKTED, via the coding sequence ATGACAGGTTCGGACGGTAACGAAATCTACGGAAAAGAGATTGAAATGACGGTGATTGGTGCCGGTTCATATGGTACATCTCTGGCAATATCTCTGGCGCGCAATGGCTCGAATGTTGTTATCTGGGGGCATGAAGAAGATCATATGGCGAGGCTGGAAGCTGACCGCTGTAACAATGAGTTTCTGCCGGGGGTCGATTTTCCGGATAACCTGATTGTGGAATCAGATGTTGAGAAAGCCGTAAAAGCGAGCCGGGATATTCTGGTTGTGGTGCCAAGCCATGTGTTTGGTATCGTAATGAATACGCTAAAGCCTCTCCTGAGAGAGGACAGCCGTATCTGCTGGGCCACCAAAGGGCTTGAGCCGGAAACCGGCCGTCTGTTGCAGGATGTAGCTTACGACTGTATCGGTGATAAGTATCCGCTTGCGGTGCTGTCCGGGCCGACCTTTGCCAAAGAGCTGGCAATGGGGATGCCGACGGCAATTGCAGTGGCTTCACCAGATGGTGAATTTCTTAAAGATCTGCAGGGAAAAATCCACTGCAGCAAAAGCTTCCGCGTGTATGCCAACCATGATTTCACAGGCATGCAGTTGGGCGGCGCGGTTAAGAATGTGATCGCGATTGGTGCCGGTATGTCAGATGGTATCGGTTTTGGTGCCAACGCCAGAACGGCGTTGATTACCCGTGGTCTGGCCGAGATGTCGCGACTTGGTGCTGCATTAGGTGCACACTCAGAGACCTTTATGGGTATGGCAGGACTCGGAGATCTGGTACTGACCTGTACCGATAACCAGTCGCGTAACAGAAGATTTGGTCTTGCCCTTGGCCAGGGAAAAGATGTACAAGTAGCACAGGATGAAATTGGTCAGGTGGTTGAAGGCTACCGGAACACCAAAGAGGTGTGGATGCTGGCTCAGCGTATGGGCGTTGAAATGCCAATCGTTGACCAGATTTATCAGGTGTTATATCAGGGTAAAGATGCCAGCCTTGCTGCAAGAGACTTGCTTGCACGGGATAAGAAGACTGAAGACTAA